In one Juglans regia cultivar Chandler chromosome 11, Walnut 2.0, whole genome shotgun sequence genomic region, the following are encoded:
- the LOC109002233 gene encoding glutathione S-transferase F13, whose protein sequence is MGLKLYGLPMSTNTTRVMACLHEKGVDFELVPVDLFGGENRQPSFLAKNPLGRIPVLEDGDLTLFESRAITAYVDEKFKETGTDLLRLQNPKEAALVKVWLEVESHHFDPAITPIMFEHFVAPILGKTPDQAAIDASLEKLGKVFDVYESKLSCTKYLAGDFFSLADLHHHACTHYFMKTPWASFVNDRPNVKAWWEGISSRPASMKVAEGMTFVDKK, encoded by the exons ATGGGTCTCAAGCTTTATGGACTTCCCATGTCCACAAACACCACTCGCGTGATGGCCTGCCTTCACGAGAAGGGTGTAGATTTTGAGCTTGTTCCTGTTGACCTTTTCGGTGGTGAAAACAGGCAGCCTTCTTTTCTGGCAAagaat CCCCTTGGCCGGATTCCAGTGCTAGAAGACGGCGATCTCACTCTTTTCG AATCTAGGGCAATTACAGCATATGTAGATGAGAAATTCAAGGAAACGGGCACAGATCTCCTTAGGCTCCAAAACCCCAAAGAAGCTGCATTAGTGAAGGTGTGGTTAGAGGTAGAATCGCATCACTTCGACCCTGCAATCACTCCcattatgttcgaacatttcgTGGCGCCAATACTTGGGAAGACTCCTGACCAGGCAGCCATTGACGCCAGTTTGGAGAAGCTGGGAAAAGTTTTCGATGTTTACGAGTCTAAGCTAAGTTGCACCAAATACCTGGCTGGAGATTTCTTTAGCCTAGCTGATCTGCATCACCACGCTTGTACTCATTATTTCATGAAGACTCCATGGGCTTCGTTCGTCAATGATCGTCCTAATGTCAAGGCATGGTGGGAGGGCATTTCTTCTCGACCTGCTTCCATGAAAGTGGCCGAGGGTATGACTTTTGTGGACAAGAAGTAG
- the LOC109002259 gene encoding glutathione S-transferase-like, with protein MAAIKVHGTVFSTAAARVLATLYEKEVEFEFVPVDMRAGEHKKESFLSINPFGQVPGFEHGDLTLFESRAITKYVANEFAEKGTDLVFGDSKKKAIIGVWMEVEAHQFDPVATKLTWELAAKPAFGMATDKAVVEENEAKLAKVLDVYESRLAESKYLGCESFTLVDLHHLPNIHYLMGTEIKKLFDSRPHVSAWIADITARPAWSKVIAMQKQQ; from the exons ATGGCGGCCATCAAAGTACATGGAACCGTTTTCTCAACAGCTGCGGCTCGAGTTCTGGCTACCCTTTATGAGAAAGAGGTTGAATTTGAGTTCGTTCCGGTAGACATGAGAGCTGGTGAACATAAAAAGGAGTCCTTCTTGTCCATCAAT CCGTTTGGTCAAGTTCCAGGCTTTGAACATGGAGATCTAACGCTCTTTG AATCAAGGGCAATTACAAAGTACGTTGCCAACGAGTTTGCTGAGAAGGGGACCGACCTGGTTTTCGGAGACTCTAAGAAGAAAGCGATCATAGGGGTGTGGATGGAGGTGGAGGCCCACCAATTTGACCCGGTAGCTACGAAGCTTACCTGGGAGCTGGCAGCCAAGCCAGCGTTTGGCATGGCTACAGATAAGGCAGTCGTGGAGGAGAACGAAGCTAAGCTGGCTAAGGTCCTTGATGTCTATGAGAGTCGACTGGCTGAGTCAAAGTACCTGGGATGTGAAAGCTTCACCTTGGTGGATCTGCACCACCTGCCCAATATACATTACTTGATGGGCACTGAGATTAAGAAGCTCTTTGATTCCCGCCCCCATGTCAGTGCGTGGATAGCCGATATCACAGCGAGGCCAGCTTGGTCGAAGGTCATTGCCATGCAAAAGCAACAGTAA
- the LOC109002231 gene encoding uncharacterized protein LOC109002231, whose protein sequence is MADRKVYGSLNSPDTLKVLACLFEHRLDFHEFVSVDLDAGECMRRNLFFSPFGQVPVYEDDGIKQFGIFPTFCTGYPLSCTGYIRRGKPEFGFVLFESESLKWPEFDDVNGNVLTYSAQDRKLAQP, encoded by the exons ATGGCAGACCGGAAAGTGTACGGCAGCCTTAACTCACCGGACACATTGAAGGTTCTGGCATGCCTCTTTGAGCACCGACTTGATTTTCATGAGTTTGTTTCTGTCGATCTTGATGCTGGAGAGTGCATGAGAAgaaaccttttcttttct CCATTTGGTCAAGTTCCAGTATACGAGGACGATGGCATCAAACAATTCG GGATTTTTCCTACATTTTGTACGGGATATCCTTTATCTTGTACGGGGTACATACGGAGGGGAAAACCAGAATTTGGTTTTGTTCTGTTTGAGTCCGAGTCTCTGAAATGGCCCGAATTTGATGATGTTAATGGAAATGTGCTAACCTACTCTGCACAAGACAG GAAACTGGCTCAACCttga